The genomic region tgggtcccttccaaccctgacTGTCCTGTGATTCTCTCTCTTGCAGGTGCAGCCATGGTGTCCAGAAAGCAGCTGGCAGACTTTGGCTACAAGGCCTTCTCTGGCTCCATGATGCTGCTGACGGTGTACGCCGGGTACCTGTGCAGTGTCCGTGTCcacaggatgctgcagcacCGCCGTCAGCGGGAGAACGCGCCCGGCCCCGAGAGCTGAACCCACACTGGGACTggccctgggagctgagctgggactggccctgggagctgagcctgAGCTGGGACTGCACCCAGGAGCTGGGACCAGCCCCACCTTCCCAGTCCCCTCTGGAGCACAATAAAACCTATGTGGAAGTGGCTGGTGTGGTTGGTTGGTGTGTGGTGTCCCCCAAATCATGgactgggctgggagggaccttaaaggtcaaTTGGTTCCACCCCACTTTCATGGGCAGGGATGGCTTCCGTGAGTCCATcacttctgtttttccaaaaagctgtttctcctgtggtcctggcagcagctcagggcgCTCAGGGACAGCCAAAGGACACACGCTGTTCTATTTCCTCAAGATGAACCACGTCACCCCAAGTTTCTGAAGCAACATTTAATTGGAGATAAGAGTAAACAACAGTATAAAATGGTAACAACTCGAGAAGTTTCCAAAATTCTGCTCCTGATTGACTGTTCCATTGCCCCCAAGTACCATTgagtaaaaaaagagaagcagagccCACAGTGTGGCTGCTCTTCCAGCCCCAGGTTCCTCCACAGCTCTAACATCAGAGCAGCAACAATCACTTTGTCTCAGAGTACAGGACCAAAACATCTCATTTTTTGGAGAGTTAAACCCAGCCCACCAGTTCTCATCCTCCCTCTGATCTCAGCTTAGCCATCTGAATCCAGTAAGTCTAGAGAAGTCTTCGAAACCACAATTtgcaacaggaagaaaacaatttaaaaggcCTGGATTATGCTGGTTGTCTCAGGGGCAATAAACCACCTCCCCACCCCCTTGCAGAAGGCTTTGGTCAAGACTTCAGAGGGGTTTGCAGCACCAAAAGAGGCAGCAGACGCTGGCCTGGTCCCTGGTGACAGCAGAAATGAGCAGCTGGGACCTCCCCAGCACCCTGGGGCGAGGCAGAGCAGTGGTTCTGGGTTAGCACAGTTCAAAGCTCGGCGGGGAGCAGAGTCTCTGCCTCACCCAGGGCAGCTGGGACATGGAACCTGCGTTCTCCACGCTCTGAAGTGGCTTCTGGAGTGCATCAAGAGCTGCTGCACCTGCCAGGAGTGAACCGTCACCGAGTGGCACCGAACCCCGCGGTCCAAACCTGCTCTGCCTTGAGCTGATCCCAGTAAAAGCCAGTTTGTCACAAACAAACACACCTCTGCAAATATCAACAGGACTCA from Sylvia atricapilla isolate bSylAtr1 chromosome 29, bSylAtr1.pri, whole genome shotgun sequence harbors:
- the COX14 gene encoding cytochrome c oxidase assembly protein COX14 isoform X1, with protein sequence MERDGMTRDGSGAAMVSRKQLADFGYKAFSGSMMLLTVYAGYLCSVRVHRMLQHRRQRENAPGPES
- the COX14 gene encoding cytochrome c oxidase assembly protein COX14 isoform X2; amino-acid sequence: MVSRKQLADFGYKAFSGSMMLLTVYAGYLCSVRVHRMLQHRRQRENAPGPES